A genomic stretch from Lentimicrobium sp. L6 includes:
- a CDS encoding YaiO family outer membrane beta-barrel protein produces MRNKLYLFIIVLNLMFIQISFGQLNADSLLSQASQLALDGEYDEALINLNTLLEDEPNRIDANIMAANVNAWNEDYMTAKYFIGVVNRLDNTNQQMYDSWLNILLWNSEYKALLDLVEVAKNEGYENDYNLNLKKLYAYQNLNQYNKAVQQFEDVEVKKLLDSVPMQEAYDNMLLAKNRMTRDSLLVKAHEEAIKGNYPTAIKNADSVLNIFPSNLSALVMKAKSYAWQGEYDSAKIYIDYAYKNEPKNEELYDIWLNTLLWNQEYNEVINTADLAEKNDYANDYNLAQKRLYAYNGLIEYDSAVNVFEPEEQKPLLDSTPLFNAYRDILIKSKKNTITGYYAIDLFDNNDPKPQHLAYIDYGFKIKKNMLIFRLNYANRFGTDGIQVEVDYYHMLKKSKYFYFNYGISVMNEVFPKHRAGIEYFFPLKLKFEASIGARYMYFTDKHVPILTGHIGKYLNKYWFAFRPYYTIDENGNSISFVANVRRFGDISFNYWGVELAYGNSPDERYLLDPIGDYFNLNSYRIKLEKSLMVTTTNDLKISFGFAYEETAKSVFRNRYTIEIIYKHRF; encoded by the coding sequence ATGAGAAATAAATTATACCTATTCATCATTGTGTTGAATTTGATGTTTATTCAAATTTCCTTTGGACAGCTGAACGCCGATTCATTATTAAGTCAGGCTTCTCAATTGGCATTGGATGGAGAATATGATGAGGCCCTGATCAATTTAAATACACTATTAGAGGACGAACCCAATAGGATAGATGCTAATATCATGGCAGCCAATGTAAATGCTTGGAATGAAGACTATATGACAGCTAAATATTTTATTGGAGTTGTAAATAGATTAGACAATACCAATCAACAGATGTACGATAGTTGGTTGAATATACTGTTATGGAATTCTGAATATAAAGCTTTATTAGACCTTGTAGAAGTTGCTAAGAATGAGGGTTATGAAAATGATTATAATCTGAATTTAAAGAAACTTTATGCTTATCAAAATTTGAATCAATATAATAAGGCTGTTCAACAGTTTGAAGATGTAGAGGTTAAGAAGCTTTTGGATTCAGTTCCTATGCAGGAGGCTTACGATAATATGTTATTGGCAAAAAATAGAATGACTAGAGATTCTTTATTAGTGAAAGCACATGAGGAGGCCATAAAAGGAAATTATCCTACTGCGATTAAAAATGCGGATTCTGTTTTGAATATTTTCCCTAGTAATCTAAGTGCTTTAGTTATGAAAGCGAAATCTTATGCTTGGCAAGGAGAGTATGATAGTGCAAAAATATATATAGACTATGCCTATAAAAATGAACCCAAAAACGAAGAGCTTTATGATATTTGGTTAAATACACTATTGTGGAATCAAGAATATAATGAAGTGATTAACACAGCAGACCTTGCGGAAAAGAATGATTATGCTAATGATTATAATTTAGCACAGAAGAGGCTTTATGCTTATAATGGTTTAATAGAATATGATTCTGCAGTTAATGTTTTTGAACCAGAGGAACAAAAGCCGTTGCTGGATTCTACTCCTTTGTTTAATGCTTATAGAGATATCTTAATAAAGAGTAAGAAAAATACGATTACTGGATATTACGCCATTGATTTATTTGATAATAATGATCCTAAACCACAGCATTTAGCCTATATCGATTATGGTTTTAAGATAAAAAAGAATATGCTTATTTTTAGATTAAATTATGCCAATCGATTTGGAACTGATGGAATACAAGTGGAGGTAGATTATTACCATATGCTAAAGAAATCAAAATATTTCTATTTTAATTATGGAATATCTGTTATGAATGAAGTATTTCCAAAACATAGAGCAGGTATTGAATATTTCTTCCCATTAAAACTTAAGTTTGAAGCCTCAATTGGAGCAAGGTATATGTATTTTACTGATAAGCATGTTCCTATTTTAACCGGACATATTGGTAAATATTTAAATAAATATTGGTTTGCTTTCAGGCCTTATTATACAATTGATGAAAATGGAAATTCTATTTCTTTTGTTGCAAACGTAAGAAGGTTTGGAGATATTTCCTTTAATTATTGGGGTGTAGAACTGGCTTATGGTAATTCTCCCGATGAAAGATATCTACTTGATCCTATAGGGGATTATTTCAATTTAAATTCTTATCGAATTAAGCTAGAAAAAAGCTTAATGGTGACCACAACAAACGATTTGAAAATATCATTTGGCTTTGCTTATGAAGAAACGGCCAAAAGTGTATTTAGAAACCGTTATACTATTGAAATCATTTATAAACACCGATTCTAA
- a CDS encoding glycosyltransferase: MTLLFTFSDIFSSFFLIYALILFIIYVLISILSTVELRRYVNKNKYFDYRSILSYKNLPSISIIAPAFNEEKSIIENIRSLLSIYYPQINVIIVNDGSTDDSLSKAIEHYGLIKVEMAIEYEVKSSKIRGIYRSIHSEYANLILVDKENGGKADALNAGINVSRSDLFVAVDVDSIIEPDAVLRLVKPFLEEERGRKVISSGGVIRVANNCEIKDGRITKVRFPKALLVKFQVLEYFRAFTLGRMAWSKVDGLLIISGAFGMFDRNIVVAVGGYDRTTVGEDLEIVVRMRKYMRNELKMKYKVAFIPDPLCWTEVPSSFKILSRQRNRWTRGAIDTILKHKDMMFNPRYGRIGMVSFPYWVLFEWLAPIVEVIGVVYFIILIILGDVNSSSYLLLSLFVLSFAFAFSMLGVLFEAIMFNKYKGYGYLLQVIFFALIEVIVFHPLNVYFAIRGNFSFFIKNNQKWGEMTRTAFDSENK, translated from the coding sequence ATGACCTTACTTTTTACATTTTCCGATATATTTAGCAGTTTCTTTCTGATATATGCATTGATATTATTTATTATTTATGTACTTATCTCTATTCTTTCTACTGTTGAATTAAGGCGTTATGTTAATAAGAATAAATATTTCGATTATAGAAGTATTTTAAGCTATAAGAACCTCCCCAGTATTTCTATTATTGCTCCTGCCTTTAATGAAGAAAAAAGTATCATCGAGAATATTAGAAGTCTCTTATCCATTTATTATCCTCAAATCAATGTTATTATTGTAAACGATGGTAGTACTGATGATAGTTTGTCAAAGGCCATTGAACACTATGGACTTATAAAGGTGGAAATGGCAATAGAATACGAGGTGAAATCTAGTAAAATTAGAGGCATTTATCGTTCTATACATAGTGAATATGCCAATCTTATTTTAGTAGATAAAGAAAATGGAGGAAAAGCAGATGCTTTAAATGCTGGTATCAATGTGTCGAGGAGCGATTTATTTGTAGCTGTAGATGTGGATAGTATTATTGAGCCCGATGCGGTATTAAGACTGGTGAAACCATTTCTAGAAGAAGAAAGAGGTAGAAAAGTAATTTCATCTGGAGGAGTAATTCGAGTAGCTAATAATTGCGAAATTAAAGACGGAAGAATTACTAAAGTTAGGTTTCCTAAAGCGTTATTAGTGAAGTTTCAGGTTCTAGAGTATTTTAGAGCTTTTACTTTAGGTAGAATGGCTTGGAGTAAAGTGGATGGATTATTGATTATCTCAGGTGCCTTTGGAATGTTTGATAGAAATATTGTAGTGGCAGTGGGTGGATATGATCGTACTACTGTAGGGGAAGATTTGGAAATTGTAGTTCGCATGAGAAAGTATATGCGAAATGAATTGAAAATGAAATATAAAGTGGCATTTATACCAGATCCTTTATGCTGGACAGAAGTACCTTCCTCGTTTAAAATACTATCTCGCCAAAGAAATAGATGGACAAGAGGAGCTATTGATACCATATTGAAACACAAAGACATGATGTTTAATCCGCGTTACGGTAGAATTGGTATGGTGAGTTTTCCATATTGGGTCTTGTTTGAATGGTTAGCCCCAATTGTAGAGGTAATTGGAGTTGTATATTTTATAATTTTGATAATACTTGGAGATGTAAACTCTAGTAGCTATCTATTATTATCATTATTCGTATTGTCTTTCGCCTTTGCTTTTTCCATGTTAGGTGTTTTATTCGAGGCTATCATGTTTAATAAATATAAAGGCTATGGATATTTGCTTCAAGTGATCTTTTTTGCTCTAATTGAAGTTATAGTGTTTCACCCATTAAATGTGTATTTTGCTATTCGAGGGAACTTTAGCTTCTTCATTAAAAACAACCAGAAGTGGGGTGAGATGACACGTACCGCTTTCGATAGTGAGAATAAATAA
- a CDS encoding hemerythrin domain-containing protein, with protein MVLPKIIKRTWNDAYLVGITSVDKQHEELLDIHDEIRDLSDTRVENHKEGLKKILQELEKLTEKYASVAPELLDHDNQTQINKYVSSYQDFIRKVDEFGRAYTYRNTFLLKDMQDYIKKWTISHIMQARTIRRQIKTNK; from the coding sequence ATGGTATTACCTAAAATTATAAAGCGCACTTGGAATGATGCCTATTTAGTTGGTATCACAAGTGTTGATAAGCAACATGAAGAATTATTAGATATTCATGATGAAATACGAGACTTAAGCGATACGAGAGTAGAGAATCATAAAGAAGGATTGAAAAAAATACTCCAAGAACTTGAGAAGCTCACTGAAAAATATGCCAGTGTTGCTCCTGAATTACTGGATCATGATAATCAAACTCAAATCAATAAATACGTAAGCTCTTATCAGGATTTTATTAGAAAAGTTGATGAGTTTGGTCGTGCTTATACCTATAGAAATACTTTTCTATTAAAAGACATGCAAGATTATATTAAGAAATGGACCATATCTCATATCATGCAAGCTCGAACCATTAGGCGCCAGATCAAAACCAATAAATAA
- a CDS encoding CotH kinase family protein, whose product MKNFCLKYIFVIVFVLQVSVVLYAQDIRINEVVLNNSITSDEDGNSPDWFELYNYGNTPIALHNWKITDDESDLSKWSFPDIELYPNEYIYLWASSKDINTCSYPRTIIKQFDVFKYIIPTSEPSASWTSLNFNDSGWEEGGSGFGYADGDDETIVPEGTKSVFVRKTFIVEEYDDISSLILHIDYDDGFVAYINGIEVARANIEGYPPEFDDGTPTDHEGQMSDGDSPDQFDVENPLDLLNDGENVLAIQVHNQESSSSDLTLIPFLSIGYSSNHPIGIQPPAILNLSPVALHTNFKLSADGETLTLSNPNLDIIDQFVAGRAPANMAQGISSAGNQVYLSEPSQGAVNSGPEYQGYIEEAVVFSELGGMLSGSINLSLSGQTPGQEIRYTTDASLPTITSTLYTSPLYIDSTTVIRASIFQPNYFTAGPFSNTYVYNSNHELDVMLLTTDPVNFFDEEYGIYVLGEEGTYDEDSPHWGANFWEDWERPIHAAYYKAGSNDIAIEFNAGVKIYGGYSRGQNEQRSLAFYARKKYGVSKFKYPFFDKLPYDEFEAFVLRNSGQDWLISSIKDAALTSLMEGSGLDYLEFQPVVTYLNGEYWGMYNMREKTNEHFLASKHGVDPDEIVILDADNQEGHGYNEEYAALLDYVENTDLSINENFNYIEEQIDISNFAVYQVAQIYYNNSDWPIHNLKLWKYPEGKWKWILYDLDFGFGPWWQTNSYWENALFRALDPIGEEYPNPKWSTLLFRQLIENLGFRNQFINRYADELNTRFLPENVISHFNELSNNIQSEVDDHYTRWDAFSIDQEYYVSEMNDWAEARPSRAKEHIMEQFDLPAMHQLTIDIEDVSQGLVELNNNLRIQSLSWSGEYFETVPVILKAIPELGYTFSHWSGASTSTESVISIDLESYTLVSPHFIETTVAPLLINEINYNSSDDHDADDWIEIYNPNEEEVDVSNWQIRDELDVNSFTFPVSTSIAAKGYLVIAKDVEDFESVFPNDINHIGDLGFGLSGGGDAVRLFNDQGILHDIVVFTDSLPWPMCADGAGPTMELINPDLDNSIAENWDCVNDFGSPNYENSRAFGIEETPVSQIRTYPNPVNDRLYITGLEEAVEMNIYNISGQLVLSTHAQNYMNVSHLESGIYILNIIKGKELSTHKLVKR is encoded by the coding sequence ATGAAGAATTTTTGCCTGAAATATATATTCGTTATTGTTTTTGTTTTACAAGTTTCTGTTGTTTTGTATGCTCAAGATATTCGGATTAATGAAGTGGTTTTAAACAACAGTATTACATCAGATGAGGATGGGAATTCTCCTGATTGGTTTGAGCTATATAATTATGGAAACACCCCTATTGCTCTTCACAATTGGAAAATAACAGATGATGAATCTGATTTGTCTAAATGGAGCTTTCCAGATATTGAATTATATCCCAATGAGTATATCTATTTATGGGCCTCTTCAAAAGATATAAATACCTGTTCTTACCCAAGAACTATCATCAAGCAATTTGATGTGTTTAAATATATAATCCCTACTTCGGAGCCTTCAGCTTCATGGACTAGCCTTAATTTTAACGATTCGGGTTGGGAAGAAGGAGGGTCTGGATTTGGTTATGCTGATGGCGATGACGAAACTATTGTGCCCGAAGGAACAAAATCTGTTTTTGTAAGAAAAACATTTATTGTGGAAGAATATGATGATATTAGCTCATTAATACTCCATATAGATTATGACGATGGTTTTGTAGCTTACATTAATGGAATAGAAGTTGCAAGGGCAAATATAGAAGGTTATCCTCCTGAATTTGATGATGGTACCCCAACGGATCATGAAGGTCAGATGTCTGATGGTGATAGTCCAGACCAATTTGATGTAGAGAATCCTTTAGACCTTCTTAATGATGGCGAAAATGTATTGGCTATACAAGTTCATAATCAAGAAAGCTCCTCTTCTGATTTAACCTTAATCCCATTTTTATCAATAGGTTATTCTAGCAATCATCCTATTGGGATTCAACCTCCAGCTATTTTAAACCTTTCTCCTGTGGCTCTTCATACTAATTTTAAGCTTTCAGCTGATGGTGAAACATTAACATTAAGCAATCCAAATTTAGACATTATAGATCAGTTTGTAGCAGGTAGGGCTCCGGCAAATATGGCACAAGGCATTTCTTCTGCTGGAAATCAAGTATATCTTAGTGAACCTAGTCAGGGAGCTGTTAATAGCGGCCCTGAATATCAAGGGTATATTGAAGAGGCAGTTGTGTTTTCAGAATTAGGAGGTATGCTTAGTGGAAGTATTAACCTTTCTCTTTCTGGGCAGACACCAGGCCAAGAAATTAGATATACCACTGATGCTTCTTTGCCAACGATCACTTCCACACTTTATACATCACCTTTGTATATTGATAGCACCACAGTGATTAGAGCAAGTATATTTCAGCCTAATTATTTCACCGCTGGCCCTTTTAGTAATACTTATGTATATAATAGCAACCATGAATTGGATGTCATGCTACTCACCACTGATCCCGTGAATTTCTTTGATGAAGAATACGGAATTTATGTACTAGGAGAAGAGGGCACCTATGATGAAGATTCTCCACACTGGGGAGCTAATTTCTGGGAAGATTGGGAAAGACCTATTCATGCAGCTTATTATAAAGCAGGTAGCAATGATATAGCTATAGAATTTAATGCAGGAGTGAAAATATATGGTGGATATAGTAGAGGACAAAATGAACAAAGATCTTTAGCGTTTTATGCAAGAAAAAAATATGGAGTATCAAAGTTTAAATATCCATTTTTTGATAAGCTCCCTTATGATGAATTTGAGGCTTTTGTGCTTAGAAACTCTGGCCAAGATTGGTTGATTTCATCAATAAAAGATGCAGCATTAACTAGCTTAATGGAAGGTTCGGGTCTTGATTATCTTGAATTCCAACCCGTTGTTACTTATTTGAATGGAGAGTATTGGGGAATGTATAATATGAGAGAAAAAACCAATGAGCATTTTTTAGCCTCAAAACACGGTGTAGATCCAGATGAAATTGTAATTTTAGATGCAGACAACCAAGAAGGCCATGGGTATAACGAAGAATATGCTGCCTTATTAGACTATGTTGAAAATACAGATTTAAGTATTAATGAAAACTTCAATTATATAGAAGAACAAATAGATATATCTAACTTTGCTGTATATCAAGTAGCCCAAATATATTATAATAATAGCGATTGGCCAATTCATAATCTTAAATTATGGAAGTATCCAGAAGGAAAGTGGAAATGGATTTTATATGATTTAGATTTTGGTTTTGGCCCTTGGTGGCAAACAAATAGTTATTGGGAGAATGCTTTGTTTAGAGCTTTGGATCCAATTGGAGAAGAATATCCAAATCCTAAATGGTCAACATTATTGTTTAGGCAGTTGATTGAAAACTTAGGTTTTAGAAACCAATTTATTAATCGATATGCTGATGAGTTAAATACTCGTTTTTTACCTGAAAATGTGATCTCTCATTTTAATGAACTTTCAAATAATATTCAATCAGAAGTTGATGATCACTATACTCGATGGGATGCTTTTTCCATTGATCAAGAATACTATGTTTCTGAAATGAATGATTGGGCTGAAGCTAGACCTAGCCGTGCGAAAGAGCATATTATGGAACAATTCGATTTGCCTGCTATGCATCAATTAACGATTGATATTGAGGATGTTTCGCAAGGATTGGTTGAGCTTAATAATAACTTAAGGATACAATCACTGTCTTGGTCAGGAGAATATTTTGAAACGGTTCCAGTTATTCTAAAAGCAATTCCAGAATTAGGTTATACATTCTCACATTGGTCTGGAGCAAGTACTTCTACAGAGAGTGTAATAAGTATTGATTTAGAAAGCTATACTTTGGTATCTCCTCATTTTATTGAGACTACAGTAGCTCCTTTGCTTATAAACGAAATTAATTATAATTCGAGTGACGATCATGATGCTGATGATTGGATAGAAATATATAATCCTAATGAAGAGGAGGTTGATGTTTCAAATTGGCAAATTAGGGATGAGCTTGATGTGAATTCTTTTACCTTTCCGGTATCTACTTCTATTGCAGCTAAAGGATATTTGGTGATTGCTAAGGATGTAGAAGATTTTGAATCGGTATTCCCTAATGATATTAATCATATTGGTGATTTGGGATTTGGTTTAAGTGGTGGAGGAGATGCCGTTCGTTTGTTTAATGATCAGGGTATTTTGCATGATATCGTGGTGTTTACCGATAGTTTGCCTTGGCCAATGTGTGCTGATGGAGCAGGTCCAACAATGGAACTAATAAATCCAGATTTAGACAATTCTATTGCAGAAAACTGGGATTGTGTAAATGATTTTGGTAGTCCTAATTATGAAAACTCCAGAGCATTTGGCATAGAGGAAACTCCAGTAAGTCAGATTAGAACCTATCCCAATCCGGTTAACGATAGACTATATATAACAGGTCTAGAGGAGGCTGTTGAAATGAATATTTATAATATTTCTGGGCAATTGGTTTTATCAACTCATGCTCAAAACTACATGAATGTAAGCCATCTAGAATCAGGGATATATATACTTAATATCATCAAAGGAAAAGAGCTATCTACCCATAAGTTAGTAAAAAGGTAA
- a CDS encoding electron transfer flavoprotein subunit beta/FixA family protein — protein sequence MSFKIIVLAKQVPDTRNVGKDAMKADGTVNRAALPAIFNPEDLNALEFALKVKDRVEGAEVIVLTMGPFRAAEIIREAMYRGADRGYLVTDRKFAGSDTLATSYAISLAVKKLAPFHLLVAGRQAIDGDTAQVGPQTAEKLGIPQIAYAVDILDINEKEITIKRRIERGVETVKCAFPLAVTVPSSADDCRPRHAKKLMTYKHARTVTELQNETKDYTDLYTARPYLKIEEWSVEDIGADVEQLGLSGSPTKVKAIENVVFAAKESKTLSSTDQDIESLMVELLEGHIIG from the coding sequence ATGAGTTTTAAAATAATTGTATTAGCCAAGCAGGTTCCCGATACCAGAAATGTTGGTAAAGATGCCATGAAAGCTGATGGTACAGTGAATCGTGCTGCACTTCCGGCCATTTTTAATCCGGAAGATTTAAATGCATTGGAATTTGCTCTTAAGGTGAAAGATAGAGTGGAAGGTGCTGAAGTTATTGTTTTAACAATGGGGCCATTTAGAGCTGCAGAAATCATTAGAGAAGCCATGTATCGTGGCGCCGATAGAGGATATTTAGTTACTGATAGAAAATTTGCAGGGAGTGATACCCTTGCAACATCATATGCCATTTCTTTGGCCGTTAAAAAATTAGCTCCATTTCATTTGTTGGTAGCTGGTCGACAGGCTATTGATGGAGATACTGCTCAGGTAGGTCCTCAAACTGCTGAAAAATTAGGAATTCCTCAAATAGCTTATGCTGTAGATATTTTAGATATAAACGAAAAGGAAATCACCATCAAACGTAGAATTGAAAGAGGAGTAGAGACTGTGAAATGTGCTTTTCCTTTGGCTGTTACAGTTCCTAGCTCCGCTGATGACTGTCGCCCTCGTCACGCTAAGAAACTAATGACCTATAAACATGCTCGTACTGTTACTGAATTACAAAACGAGACAAAAGATTATACCGATTTATATACTGCTCGTCCTTATTTGAAGATTGAGGAGTGGTCAGTAGAAGATATTGGAGCTGATGTGGAACAACTAGGTCTTTCTGGTTCTCCAACCAAAGTAAAAGCTATCGAAAATGTAGTTTTTGCTGCCAAAGAATCCAAAACATTAAGCAGTACCGATCAAGATATTGAAAGCTTAATGGTAGAGTTATTAGAAGGTCATATCATCGGCTAA
- a CDS encoding electron transfer flavoprotein subunit alpha/FixB family protein, whose product MNNVFIYCELTEEKHIADVSKELLTKGRSLANELGVKVEAIVIGHELQGIENEIFPFGADMVHLADHKSLSPFTSGAHAKVLTSVLQQEEPQIALFGATFNGRDVGPRVASALKCGLTADCTSLIIGDHEDKKAKKDYKNLLYQIRPAFGGNIIATIINPETKPQIATVREGVMKMEVFDENHKGEVKNFDVAAVLEDIDIAVQIIERHIEPAKVNIKGSQIIIAGGYGVGSKENFKLLQDLAEVLGGEVGASRAAVDSGFAPHERQIGQTGVTVRPKLYIACGISGAVQHTAGMGESSQVISINTDPAAPINQIADYAIIGKVEEVIPKMIKYYKKNSK is encoded by the coding sequence ATGAACAACGTTTTTATATATTGTGAACTCACAGAAGAGAAGCATATCGCCGATGTGAGTAAGGAGCTACTAACCAAAGGTCGTTCTTTGGCCAATGAACTAGGAGTTAAAGTAGAAGCTATCGTGATTGGTCACGAGCTTCAAGGGATTGAAAATGAGATTTTCCCATTTGGTGCCGATATGGTTCATTTAGCTGACCATAAAAGTTTAAGCCCATTTACTAGTGGTGCTCATGCTAAGGTATTAACTTCTGTTTTACAACAAGAAGAACCACAAATTGCACTTTTTGGAGCTACTTTTAATGGCCGTGATGTAGGACCAAGAGTGGCTTCTGCTTTAAAATGTGGATTAACGGCTGATTGTACCAGTTTGATTATTGGCGATCATGAAGATAAAAAAGCAAAGAAAGACTATAAAAATCTTTTATATCAAATTCGTCCAGCTTTTGGTGGAAACATCATTGCCACTATCATCAACCCTGAAACTAAGCCTCAAATAGCAACAGTTAGGGAGGGTGTGATGAAGATGGAAGTCTTTGATGAAAATCATAAAGGGGAAGTAAAGAATTTTGATGTAGCGGCTGTTTTAGAGGATATTGATATTGCAGTTCAGATTATCGAGCGTCATATTGAGCCTGCTAAAGTGAATATCAAAGGATCTCAAATTATCATCGCTGGTGGTTATGGTGTTGGTAGCAAAGAGAACTTCAAATTACTACAGGATTTAGCCGAAGTTTTAGGTGGTGAAGTTGGCGCTTCTCGTGCGGCTGTAGATTCTGGTTTTGCGCCTCACGAACGTCAAATTGGTCAAACTGGAGTTACTGTTCGTCCTAAATTATATATTGCTTGTGGAATTTCTGGTGCGGTTCAACATACTGCCGGTATGGGAGAATCCTCTCAGGTAATTTCTATTAATACTGATCCTGCTGCTCCTATCAATCAAATTGCCGATTATGCAATTATAGGAAAAGTAGAGGAGGTTATTCCTAAGATGATTAAGTATTACAAGAAAAACTCCAAGTAA
- a CDS encoding acyl-CoA dehydrogenase family protein, translating into MANFYTDNKNLKFHLEHPLMKKCVDLKEDNYKDQEKYDYAPLDFEDTLDTYDKTLEIVGEICGDIIDPNAEDVDHDGPQLIDNEVIYAKGTSQNYQALTDAGLIGMSLPREYGGLNFSIVPYVMAAEVVSRADAGFANIWGLQDCAETLHEFGDEAIKKEFLPRFNEGATAAMDLTEPDAGSDLQAVMLKATYNEEEDQWYLNGVKRFITNGDADISLVLARSEEGSSDGRGLSLFVYDRTEQKVIVRRIENKMGIKGSPTCELVFKDAPAKLVGSRRLGLIKYVMSLMNSARLGVGAQSVGIAEAAYREALKYAKEREQFGKAIIQYPAVYEMLTRMKVKTDGIRSLLYETARFVDIYKSYGFLAENRKLTPEERKDQKYFSKKADFFTPLLKLVSSEYSNEISYDSLQVHGGTGFMKDFPIERIYRDARITTIYEGTSQLQVVAAIRGVSTGGYLDYIRDYEQQNYRPELQHIKRRLIIMTEQYTKAVQMVQRDKDSDLWDFHARRMVEMAGNIIIGYLLLNDAQRDMEHKKSADIFVQIGMAQNEDKFKYIENFDLKDLGLYQISTEDIDE; encoded by the coding sequence ATGGCAAATTTTTATACAGACAATAAAAACCTGAAATTCCACCTCGAGCATCCTTTGATGAAGAAATGTGTGGATTTGAAAGAAGATAATTATAAGGATCAAGAAAAGTATGATTATGCTCCTCTTGATTTTGAAGATACATTAGATACCTACGACAAAACTTTAGAGATTGTTGGAGAGATTTGTGGTGATATTATCGATCCCAATGCCGAGGATGTTGATCACGACGGGCCTCAATTAATTGATAACGAAGTTATATATGCCAAGGGAACATCTCAAAACTATCAAGCATTAACTGATGCTGGTTTAATTGGAATGTCACTTCCTAGAGAATATGGAGGATTAAATTTCTCTATCGTACCTTATGTAATGGCTGCAGAAGTGGTTTCTAGAGCTGATGCTGGTTTTGCTAACATATGGGGATTACAAGATTGTGCAGAAACACTTCATGAGTTCGGTGATGAGGCCATCAAGAAAGAATTTCTTCCTAGATTTAACGAAGGTGCCACTGCTGCAATGGATTTAACTGAACCAGATGCTGGTTCCGACCTCCAGGCGGTGATGTTAAAAGCGACATATAACGAAGAAGAAGACCAATGGTACCTAAACGGAGTGAAGCGTTTTATCACCAATGGTGATGCTGATATTTCATTAGTGTTGGCACGTTCTGAGGAGGGGAGTTCAGATGGTAGAGGACTTTCATTATTTGTTTATGACAGAACAGAGCAAAAAGTAATCGTTCGCCGTATCGAGAATAAAATGGGTATCAAAGGTTCTCCAACTTGTGAATTGGTATTTAAAGATGCACCAGCAAAACTAGTAGGTTCTAGAAGATTGGGATTGATTAAATATGTGATGTCTTTGATGAATTCTGCACGTTTAGGTGTAGGAGCTCAGTCTGTAGGTATTGCAGAAGCTGCTTATCGTGAGGCTTTAAAGTATGCCAAAGAACGTGAGCAATTCGGAAAAGCAATTATCCAGTATCCTGCTGTTTATGAGATGTTGACAAGAATGAAAGTAAAAACTGATGGTATTAGAAGTTTACTTTATGAAACAGCTCGTTTTGTAGATATTTATAAGTCATATGGCTTTTTAGCTGAGAATCGTAAATTAACTCCTGAGGAAAGAAAAGATCAGAAATACTTCTCTAAGAAAGCCGATTTCTTCACGCCTTTATTGAAATTAGTATCTTCTGAATATAGTAATGAGATTTCTTACGATTCATTACAAGTTCACGGTGGAACTGGTTTTATGAAAGATTTTCCAATTGAAAGAATCTATCGTGATGCCCGTATAACCACCATTTACGAAGGTACTTCTCAGTTACAAGTGGTAGCGGCTATTAGAGGTGTAAGCACTGGCGGATATTTGGATTATATCCGTGATTATGAGCAACAAAACTATAGACCAGAGTTACAGCACATCAAGCGTCGTTTAATTATTATGACAGAGCAATACACTAAGGCTGTACAAATGGTCCAACGTGATAAAGATTCTGATCTATGGGATTTCCATGCACGTAGAATGGTGGAGATGGCTGGAAATATCATTATTGGATACTTATTGCTAAATGATGCGCAAAGAGATATGGAACATAAAAAATCAGCTGATATTTTTGTGCAAATCGGAATGGCACAAAATGAAGATAAATTCAAATATATTGAGAATTTTGATTTGAAAGATTTAGGGCTCTATCAAATTTCTACTGAAGATATTGATGAATAA